A window from Scheffersomyces stipitis CBS 6054 chromosome 7, complete sequence encodes these proteins:
- a CDS encoding eukaryotic translation initiation factor, with translation MATKQTKKYQQPTATSINVESSVLLSLIRHTSENYPSLFSGALLGFEDDEGSIDVTHAYPFPYPDQYEGGSFRSRSGAKYQQEILESLKKLEYGVEFQGWFQSTVSGNFVTTQLIEGLAQQQLTNKNAFILIHNMASVGKEVELKAFRLSEGFIGAYIDGKWKSKDLEANKLTYLNIFDELPINIHNQHLVNLYLAGLDNEAKGEKEFDVLNLSSNQNVTAQLLESLYSQVDSYNYDQNNFNYYQRQHQKEVSKITQWKQQRKLENLERAKRGDKELDTEEWRGIFKLPSEPSRYNNMLHSNAIDVLADDILKKCDEELTKSFAIERKLTAGDSQ, from the exons ATGGCCACCAAACAAAC TAAAAAGTACCAGCAACCAACGGCCACCTCCATCAATGTGGAATCCAGTgtgttgttgtcgttgatcAGACACACTTCAGAGAACTATccttctttgttttctggTGCCTTGTTGGGctttgaagacgacgaaggTTCCATAGACGTTACCCATGCCTATCCATTCCCATATCCAGACCAATACGAGGGAGGTTCATTCAGATCCAGAAGCGGTGCTAAGTACCAGCAGGAAATCTTGGAGAGCTTGAAAAAGTTAGAATATGGTGTTGAGTTCCAAGGTTGGTTCCAATCGACTGTTTCTGGTAACTTTGTCACTACCCAATTAATAGAAGGCTTGGCTCAGCAACAATTGACCAACAAGAATGCCTTCATTTTAATCCATAACATGGCCTCCGTTGGCAAGGAGGTCGAGCTTAAAGCCTTCAGATTATCGGAGGGTTTCATCGGCGCCTACATAGACGGCAAGTGGAAGTCCAAGGACTTGGAAGCCAACAAGCTCACATACTTGAACATCTTTGACGAGTTGCCCATTAACATCCACAACCAGCACTTAGTGAACTTGTACTTGGCTGGCTTGGACAACGAGGCCAAGGGGGAGAAGGAATTCGATGTATTGAATTTGTCGTCGAATCAGAATGTCACCGCccaattgttggaatccTTGTACAGCCAAGTTGACTCCTACAACTACGACcagaacaacttcaactactACCAGAGACAGCATCAGAAGGAAGTCTCCAAGATAACCCAATGGAAACAGCAGAGAAAATTGgagaacttggaaagagCCAAAAGAGGCGATAAGGAGTTGGACACCGAGGAGTGGAGAGgcatcttcaagttgccTAGTGAACCATCCAGATACAACAACATGCTCCACAGTAATGCCATCGATGTGTTGGCCGacgacatcttgaagaagtgcGACGAAGAGTTGACCAAGAGTTTTGCCATCGAGAGAAAGTTGACTGCTGGTGATTCCCAGTAA
- a CDS encoding predicted protein, producing SSVKSLKTALEAAQDELDSFLDRDIAEMEILSVPEHYPTKPHTVSSLAELYYLTQTLPLIKLLPGSHKVLMTDNFESALLEGKIAVLYSRIEELKRQGKWSLRQPSKFYDPFTYKKKSKKITFYWDNLLAEAKWMATDFHESAKFKRACCVMLAQAVSDYWTYGKRPFKMFVDLNDLKKIDQSIIKNLPKFTAFDDDSNVAPVSALKPSESPLASISRLIHPFEDDNNWHKIILKDTNSSSKNVRTEGPPEYQKGLFGIQSHRRFNYLKPPKPPLIKNIEYRSPTIWLPQDDKYLIHYVAEFSFNWELISEHLSTSSSASSLKKYESNIERRTPWQCFERYIQLNEKFQFSDMKGVYAYHAQQWLEQAHKAQSTTKRRISPLGVGAESIQRGHRRLRWASMFDAMRKCMKKREIAVAKVSQRRTTNDYSAANTNTGASVVKRPMDRVPNPAELSKLKFERDKSIQEAYLNQQATRSRISGAPISGQSSPVPGNQQLGQLPNGIRRPTTPNGTPYTNEQIQQLIQLQKQRRLMQQQNQQNKTSIGSSSSSGGLIHFAPAQVSAIINSIQQKNPGFSKEQVTKLAAQYLANLQQQ from the exons TCGAGTGTGAAATCACTCAAGACGGCGTTGGAAGCTGCACAGGATGAACTagatctgtttcttgataGAGACATAGCGGAAATGGAGATTCTTCTGGTTCCGGAACATTATCCCACCAAGCCGCATACTGTCTCTTCACTTGCTGAGCTCTACTACTTGACACAGACATTGCCATTGATCAAGCTCTTACCAGGAAGCCACAAAGTGTTAATGACAGACAACTTTGAGCTGGCTCTTCTAGAGGGAAAAATCGCTGTATTGTACCtgagaattgaagagttgaagagGCAGGGTAAATGGTCCCTCAGACAGCCTCTGAAGTTCTACGATCCATTCacatacaagaagaagagtaagAAAATCACATTTTACTGGGATAACCTCCTCGCCGAGGCTAAATGGATGGCCACAGATTTCCATGAATCtgccaagttcaagagaGCCTGCTGTGTGATGTTGGCGCAGGCTGTAAGCGATTACTGGACATACGGAAAGA GACCATTCAAGATGTTTGTTGATCTCAATGATCTTAAGAAGATTGACCAGTCGATAATTAAGAACTTGCCGAAGTTCACGGCCTTTGACGATGACTCTAATGTGGCGCCGGTTTCAGCTTTGAAGCCTAGCGAGTCACCTTTGGCATCGATATCTCGCTTGATCCATCCATTTGAAGACGATAACAACTGGCACAAGATCATTCTTAAAGATACCAATAGCTCAAGCAAGAACGTCCGAACCGAAGGACCCCCAGAGTACCAGAAGGGGTTGTTTGGAATCCAATCACATCGTAGATTCAACTATTTGAAGCCTCCCAAACCTCCATTGATAAAGAATATTGAGTATAGATCACCGACCATATGGCTCCCTCAAGATGACAAGTATTTGATTCATTATGTAGCAGAGTTTTCATTCAACTGGGAGCTTATTTCTGAACATTTGCTGACGTCGTCTTCCGCATCcagcttgaagaagtacGAATCAAATATCGAACGGAGAACTCCCTGGCAATGTTTTGAAAGGTATATTCAGCTCAATGAGAAGTTCCAATTCTCAGACATGAAGGGTGTATATGCCTACCATGCTCAGCAATGGCTAGAACAAGCCCACAAAGCCCAACTGACGACAAAGCGTAGAATTTCTCCATTAGGTGTTGGCGCCGAGTCTATTCAAAGGGGCCATAGACGTTTGCGGTGGGCTTCTATGTTTGATGCCATGAGAAAATGCAtgaaaaagagagaaatCGCAGTAGCCAAAGTgagccaaagaagaactacCAACGACTATTCTGCTGCTAACACCAACA CTGGTGCTTCTGTCGTCAAGAGGCCGATGGACAGAGTTCCTAACCCTGCCGAgttgtcaaagttgaagtttgaaaGAGATAAGTCGATACAAGAAGCCTATCTCAACCAGCAAGCTACTCGTTCCAGAAT TTCGGGTGCCCCTATCAGCGGGCAATCTTCTCCTGTTCCAGGTAACCAACAGCTCGGCCAGCTTCCAAATGGTATTAGACGTCCAACTACTCCAAATGGAACTCCATATACAAACGAACAGATCCAGCAGCTTATCCAGctccagaaacagagaCGGTTAATGCAACAGcagaatcaacaaaataAGACTTCTATAGGAAGTTCATCTTCCAGCGGTGGACT AATTCACTTCGCACCAGCACAGGTTTCTGCTATTATTAACTCTATACAGCAAAAGAACCCTGGTTTCAGTAAGGAACAAGTAACCAAACTTGCGGCGCAATATCTTGCGAATTtacagcaacaa